A window of the Gemmatimonadota bacterium genome harbors these coding sequences:
- a CDS encoding class I SAM-dependent methyltransferase — MPYIPPLRFTWLTRWYDFLIRWTIRESTFKRRLLAQAGLRNGDRVLDLGCGTATLTLMVARAYPGALVAGVDADPAALALARSKAAQAGLGLQLTQAFASSLPYPDGSFDRVLSSLLFHHLTAEEKRRSLEEVWRVLKPGGEIHIADWGQARSRIMRAAFLLVQLIDGFETTGENVKGRLAGYLEGAGFAGVEEAARYDTAFGTISLYRGARPLVTRGSIRRPRTAPPEAPPPPPAR, encoded by the coding sequence CTGCCCTATATCCCCCCGCTACGGTTCACGTGGCTGACTCGCTGGTACGATTTCCTGATCCGTTGGACGATACGCGAGTCGACATTCAAGAGGCGGCTCCTGGCGCAAGCCGGCCTGCGCAACGGGGACCGCGTGCTCGACCTGGGGTGCGGCACGGCGACGCTCACGCTGATGGTCGCGCGGGCGTATCCGGGAGCGCTGGTGGCGGGCGTGGACGCTGATCCTGCGGCGCTCGCCCTCGCCAGGAGCAAGGCGGCGCAGGCCGGGCTGGGGCTGCAGCTCACTCAAGCGTTTGCCTCGAGCCTGCCCTACCCCGATGGCAGCTTTGACCGGGTGCTCTCCAGTCTGCTGTTCCACCATCTGACGGCCGAGGAGAAGCGGCGCAGCCTGGAGGAGGTGTGGCGTGTGCTCAAACCCGGGGGCGAAATTCACATCGCAGATTGGGGTCAGGCGCGGAGCAGGATCATGCGTGCGGCGTTCCTGCTCGTCCAGTTGATTGACGGCTTCGAGACGACGGGTGAGAACGTGAAGGGGCGTCTGGCAGGCTACCTGGAGGGGGCAGGCTTCGCCGGGGTCGAGGAGGCGGCCCGGTACGACACAGCTTTCGGCACGATCTCGCTCTATCGCGGCGCGCGGCCGCTGGTAACGCGCGGTTCGATCAGGCGCCCTCGGACTGCTCCCCCCGAAGCGCCTCCACCCCCTCCTGCGCGATGA
- a CDS encoding cation transporter — MHAVEEVTALRRGRRLEYLTIGWNALEAAASLAAGVLAGSTALIGFGVDSAIESASGAALLWRLQEGAAQQERERTALRLVGVSFLALAGYVAYEAAESLISRKPPDASYLGIGIAVLSLLVMPWLARQKRAVAARIQSRALESDSRQTSICAYLSAILLGGLALNAVLGWWWADPVAALAMVPVIAQEGVEALRGEQSEGA; from the coding sequence GTGCACGCCGTCGAAGAAGTGACCGCGCTCCGGCGGGGCCGGCGTCTCGAGTACTTGACGATCGGCTGGAACGCACTGGAGGCTGCCGCCTCCCTGGCTGCCGGGGTCCTGGCGGGATCGACGGCGCTCATTGGCTTCGGTGTAGACTCGGCCATAGAGAGCGCCTCGGGCGCCGCGCTGCTGTGGCGCCTGCAGGAGGGCGCTGCGCAGCAGGAGCGCGAGAGGACCGCGCTCAGGCTGGTCGGCGTTTCCTTTCTGGCTCTGGCCGGCTACGTCGCCTATGAAGCGGCCGAGTCCCTGATCTCCCGAAAACCGCCCGACGCCAGCTACCTCGGCATCGGCATCGCTGTACTTTCGCTCCTGGTCATGCCCTGGCTGGCGCGGCAGAAGCGGGCCGTGGCGGCCAGGATCCAGAGTCGCGCGCTGGAGAGCGATTCGCGCCAGACCTCGATCTGCGCTTACCTGTCGGCCATCCTGCTGGGCGGGCTCGCGCTCAATGCGGTCCTGGGCTGGTGGTGGGCAGACCCCGTGGCTGCGCTCGCGATGGTGCCCGTCATCGCGCAGGAGGGGGTGGAGGCGCTTCGGGGGGAGCAGTCCGAGGGCGCCTGA
- a CDS encoding VIT1/CCC1 transporter family protein — translation MFQHYLGDLVYGANDGIITTFAVVAGVAGAELSARIVLILGLANLVADGFSMGASNFLSIRSQEAAREAAGLGVQEPHALRHGAATFGAFLLAGAVPLAAYIAPIAVDGRFAVATVLTLLTLFGVGAARTYVTGRRWWRSGLEMLLVGASAAAVAYALGALLARLTAGTAPGLAS, via the coding sequence TGGTCTACGGCGCGAACGACGGCATCATCACCACCTTCGCCGTGGTCGCGGGCGTCGCGGGTGCGGAGCTCTCCGCGCGCATTGTCCTGATCCTGGGGCTGGCCAACCTGGTGGCGGACGGCTTCTCCATGGGCGCCAGCAACTTCCTCTCCATCCGCTCGCAGGAGGCGGCCCGCGAGGCGGCCGGGCTTGGGGTTCAGGAGCCGCACGCGCTGCGCCACGGCGCCGCCACCTTCGGCGCCTTCCTGCTGGCGGGCGCCGTGCCGCTCGCGGCCTATATTGCCCCCATCGCCGTGGACGGCCGCTTCGCGGTGGCGACGGTGCTCACGCTGCTCACGCTCTTCGGCGTGGGTGCGGCCCGGACCTACGTCACCGGCCGCCGCTGGTGGCGCAGCGGCCTCGAGATGCTGCTGGTGGGCGCCAGCGCCGCCGCCGTGGCCTATGCGCTGGGCGCGCTGCTGGCGCGGCTCACGGCGGGGACAGCGCCTGGACTCGCCTCCTGA